In Microbacterium esteraromaticum, the following proteins share a genomic window:
- a CDS encoding ROK family protein: MDADRGMAQQHRNEAISGYAGIDIGGTKIAALIVDDAGGVLARGAVPAPAREGGAAMADAAARLVADLAQRAGAHLLSAGVGAAGVIDHETGTIRAASATFSDWVGFPLATELTIRLGVPVGVENDVNAFLLGEAAAASVRDDVLGVMLGTGVGGALIIDGHLRRGPHGAAGEIGHTPGYSDLVCTCGQIGHLETLASGTSIGLRFAERAGEHVGGAREVAARARRGDADAIAVFRTAGRALGLACASAATLLDLPRAIVGGGVAQAWDLLQPGVDEALRTDAPVSGIPLTILPARLGEDAVALGAIETARSLDLAAIP; the protein is encoded by the coding sequence CGATCTCCGGCTACGCCGGGATCGACATCGGCGGCACGAAGATCGCCGCTCTCATCGTCGACGACGCAGGTGGTGTCCTCGCTCGCGGCGCCGTACCCGCTCCGGCGCGGGAGGGCGGAGCTGCCATGGCGGACGCCGCGGCTCGGCTCGTCGCCGACCTGGCTCAGCGCGCCGGGGCTCACCTCCTCAGCGCCGGCGTCGGTGCTGCGGGTGTCATCGATCACGAGACCGGCACCATCCGTGCCGCCTCGGCGACATTCTCGGACTGGGTGGGCTTCCCCCTGGCGACGGAGCTCACGATCCGCCTCGGAGTGCCTGTAGGAGTGGAGAACGACGTCAACGCGTTCCTGCTCGGCGAGGCCGCCGCGGCGTCGGTCCGCGATGACGTCCTGGGCGTCATGCTCGGCACCGGCGTCGGCGGCGCGCTCATCATCGACGGCCACCTTCGTCGCGGCCCCCACGGCGCGGCCGGTGAGATCGGGCATACGCCCGGCTACAGCGACCTCGTCTGCACGTGCGGTCAGATCGGGCACCTCGAGACACTCGCCTCGGGAACGTCGATCGGGCTTCGCTTCGCCGAGCGCGCGGGGGAGCACGTCGGCGGTGCTCGCGAGGTGGCCGCTCGCGCGCGCCGCGGTGACGCCGATGCGATCGCGGTCTTCCGCACGGCAGGGCGGGCGCTCGGCCTCGCGTGCGCGAGCGCCGCGACGCTGCTCGACCTGCCTCGGGCGATCGTGGGCGGGGGAGTCGCTCAGGCCTGGGACCTCCTTCAGCCGGGAGTCGACGAGGCCCTTCGCACGGACGCGCCGGTGTCCGGCATCCCGCTCACCATCCTGCCGGCCCGCCTGGGCGAGGATGCGGTGGCCCTCGGCGCCATCGAGACCGCACGCAGCCTCGATCTGGCTGCGATCCCCTGA